A stretch of DNA from Brevibacterium sp. CBA3109:
GCGTGATCGAGGAACTCAAGAGCCGCCTCGGCGCTGCGAGGAATGCCGTCAAGCAAGCGAAGAAGCGGGGTGCTGAGAATGATCTCGCGGAGGCGAGACGGAGGGTGGATGTCGCGAAGCACGGCCTCGGCGAACGCGGCGAGTATTGGTGGGAGATGTCAGTCGAAGACCGCCGGCAACGCGCGGAGACGGCCCTGAACGAACTGCGGTGAGCTCGAACAGGGCCGCCTCATCAGCCTCATCAGGCGTGAGCAGCCCGGGTGCACGCGCTGCTGCGGGGCGTCAGACTCCGGACACCGCGGCTGCCAAGTTGCCGAGGGACGATTCGAGGTCCTCTTCGCTGACGGCCGGGAAGTCGACCTGCTTGAGCACCTCCTTGTCGGTGACAGCGCTCCAGTCGTAGGTCACGGAGACCTCGGTCGAGTCATGGCTGTGGGACTTGAGCTCCCAGACCCACTCCCAGCCCGGTGGCTCTTCACCGGCCGGTGCCGTCTTCCAGGCGAGAAGCTTGTTCTCCTCAAAGCCGATGACGTGATTGTCGGTCTTGTAGTCGCCGCCCATCTTGTCCCAGTGCATGTTCATCGTGAACACTTGGCCGGTCTCGGTGATGCGATCGGTCTTGTCATCCGACTGGACCATTCCCGAGCCGTCGATCTCGGCATGACGCTCTGGATTGGAGAGGATTCGGAAGATGTCCTCTACGGGGGCATCGATCGTCCGCGAAGCGCTGATGCTCGTGTCACTCATGTCTGTCACCTTTCGTCAGGTGGTGGATGGAGTACGGGTCGGTCGACCCGTCCCTGTGGGCCACGGTATACCCTGATTCCGAATGAGGGGAGGGGGTGCGCAACCAATGACAGCAAATGTGGTCGCTTTTCCGGATCCTCGTTGAGGAATGCAGAATAGCCGACAGAGGTACGTGCCCGACGACCAAAACTTCAACATCGTAGGCAGCTATCGGCCGGCAGTCTCGCAAGGCCCGATCGCTGATCCTGCAAGGACATGTGGATGTCGTTCCGACCGGACCCTTGGAGAATTGGACTGCTCCGCCCTTCGAGCCTCGAGTCGAGAACTCCTGGCTGTACGGACGTGGCGCTGCCTGCGTCAAAGACCAGCTCATCAACCGCCTCAACCATCACAATCAGGTCCGAAGACGAGTCAGGACACTGACGTGGGATCGAGGGATGGAGCTGGCCGAGCACGAGGCCATCAGCCAAAGCACGGGTGTCGAGGTGTTCTTCGCCGACCCGCGCAGCCCCTGGCAACGAGGAACGAACGAAAACACCAACGGGCTGACGCGACAATTCCTGCCGAAGAAGACCGACCTCGGGGCCTACGACCAATCAGCTCTCGACGTCATTGCTCATGAGCTCAACACCCGACCCCGAAAGTGTTTGAGCTTCCGAACACCGCTCGAGGCCCAGCACGACCTCACCACCCGAAAACCAGAGGTGTTGCCTTGACGATTTGAATCTAAGGGTGACGCCCAGCAGCGCAAATGCAACGATGGACCTGCCGATCGACCGCCTCGCGAATCTCATTTCAACCCCTCGGGCGCATCGATTCGGCGAGCGATGTGCATGACGAAGCTACCGCGCGTTACGAGTGTCGGGCGACGAACCACCGCGACCACACCGTCGACTTCGGCGCGATGCTCGACCGGTGCTCGATGCGGATCGTCGACCGAGTACACCAGAGCGACGATATCGTCCTGGAGTACCTCGTCGCCGAGGCCGACGAGCGGTTCGAAGAGACCCGGGATCTCAGCCGGTATCCCCGATTCAGAGACAAGCTCGAGCCACTGCTGAGCCGGCCGATCGACTTCACCGACTCGAGGCGACGCGATGCCGGCAAGCGCCGCGAGCTCGACGTCCTCAGACAGGATTCCCTGATCAGTCAAAAACTGGCGCAGACCCCTGCGGATGTCAGCGAGAGTCCGGCGGTCGACTGTGCCTCCCCCGGCGAGCTCCGTGGCGACGACGGGAATCCCCGCGTCGTCCCCCGCCGAGTTGATCGATCCCGGTTCGAATTTCTCTGCCACGACGATGACATACGGAAGGTTCAGACGGCGAGCGATCTGCGATTTGGTCTGCCACAACTCCTTCGTCGGCCCCCGATAGACGAAAGCCGCATCGACATAGACGGAATTGCTGCCTCCGGAGTGCAGATCCAATGCCGCATCGGCTCTAGGAAGCAGCTGTCGACTGATGAATTCCGCAACCTGGCAGGTCGGAGCACCTTCGGCCGAACCGGGGTAAGAACGATTGAGATTGGCACCGTCGAGCGGCGAAACCCTGGTTCCGACTCGGACTGCCGGCGCATTGGCCGCAGGGACGATGATCACCGTTCCGCTGATGTGTTCAGGCGTCAGTTCCCGGGCAAGCGCTTGCAGTGCCACCTGCCCCTCGTATTCGTCGCCATGTGTGCCCGCGACCAGAAGCGCAGTAGGACCTGCACCTGACGAGACAACAGTGACCGGGACTGGGATCAGAGCAGAATCGTTGACATTGTCCGACTGAGTGAGTCCGATATATCCGTGCTGGACTCCGAATTCTTCGAAATCGATGCCTCGAATGACCGTCATAACGCTCCTTTGCGCAATAGTGGTATCGCTCGAATTCCTGGCGGGAATGTACTTACCGTATTGATAGAACCCGAGTCTCTCCAGTGTTGGACACACTGTATACAGAAACGTTTCAGTCGGCAACATCGCGCCG
This window harbors:
- a CDS encoding IS30 family transposase, whose product is MYGRGAACVKDQLINRLNHHNQVRRRVRTLTWDRGMELAEHEAISQSTGVEVFFADPRSPWQRGTNENTNGLTRQFLPKKTDLGAYDQSALDVIAHELNTRPRKCLSFRTPLEAQHDLTTRKPEVLP
- a CDS encoding succinylglutamate desuccinylase/aspartoacylase domain-containing protein, whose product is MTVIRGIDFEEFGVQHGYIGLTQSDNVNDSALIPVPVTVVSSGAGPTALLVAGTHGDEYEGQVALQALARELTPEHISGTVIIVPAANAPAVRVGTRVSPLDGANLNRSYPGSAEGAPTCQVAEFISRQLLPRADAALDLHSGGSNSVYVDAAFVYRGPTKELWQTKSQIARRLNLPYVIVVAEKFEPGSINSAGDDAGIPVVATELAGGGTVDRRTLADIRRGLRQFLTDQGILSEDVELAALAGIASPRVGEVDRPAQQWLELVSESGIPAEIPGLFEPLVGLGDEVLQDDIVALVYSVDDPHRAPVEHRAEVDGVVAVVRRPTLVTRGSFVMHIARRIDAPEGLK
- a CDS encoding biopolymer transporter Tol translates to MSENSDGERWLIVKGRRWRRTDPALEPSVIEELKSRLGAARNAVKQAKKRGAENDLAEARRRVDVAKHGLGERGEYWWEMSVEDRRQRAETALNELR
- a CDS encoding SRPBCC family protein — protein: MSDTSISASRTIDAPVEDIFRILSNPERHAEIDGSGMVQSDDKTDRITETGQVFTMNMHWDKMGGDYKTDNHVIGFEENKLLAWKTAPAGEEPPGWEWVWELKSHSHDSTEVSVTYDWSAVTDKEVLKQVDFPAVSEEDLESSLGNLAAAVSGV